A section of the Arcobacter roscoffensis genome encodes:
- a CDS encoding BPTI/Kunitz domain-containing protein, which yields MYKNIIFSILIVLGFSACSSTKEVKLDSKCYELPKTGMCKAMFSKYYFDQNEKKCKQFIWGGCGGNIPFESLNECEKKCK from the coding sequence ATGTACAAAAATATCATATTTTCTATCTTAATAGTTTTAGGTTTTAGTGCTTGTAGTTCCACAAAAGAGGTAAAACTTGATAGTAAATGCTATGAACTTCCAAAAACTGGAATGTGTAAAGCAATGTTCTCAAAATATTATTTTGACCAAAATGAAAAAAAATGTAAGCAGTTTATTTGGGGAGGATGTGGAGGAAATATTCCTTTTGAATCTTTAAATGAATGTGAAAAAAAGTGTAAGTAA
- a CDS encoding DUF4347 domain-containing protein, which yields MKRNPLISALEPRVLFDGAAVATAVDVLDNNSFENNDTPDNPPQENKNKEMVFIDSEVENKEEIVSQLDEDIEVYFLNDKSDVLEQIDTILENKEGIDTLHIISHGKEGELLFSNGSLDLENIDDYEQTLKNISNSLNKEADILLYGCSIGQNNQGKDFVDKLASLTDADVAASDDLTGDKKLDGDWNLEYKSGTIESQSIVIENYETLLANDAPYLSTSTDYDSIPASDFSDNSASFAFDNNVNTSFSFPLGSGTSFDFDASNPYIVNSFAITTSNGSDDLDPTKFAIYGSNDRSNFDLIVSMDINPSTNRGEEVKVEFSNTEVFRYYRVEFNKIRGGGAGEVAEIKLGGSDVTTFTYTEDGPSSELVNLVILTDDGVDLQSAEISITSGFTSGDTLEFTNDDNSVYGNILSSYDSSSGVLSLSGTATIEQYKNALKAIRFYSTNDSPETAFNQRTLSWKVNDGVNDSNISKTVLEIIGVNDTPIIDNADDSSNLVEDGIISASGDIDVIDKDLNDTLLASYISNSFEAYESDGVTSLSLSQNQQNDIINGFNFTNSSVNSNTGTFSWSYSVSNDKLDFLANNESVIVKYTIQVSDSNGASVNQIITINIQGVNDTVSVNSTSSTADVVDKGVVSQNGVINFVDTDTTDKITASLLSTSINGYSLSSQEEQAILDAFSFTNANPNSNTGSINWDFTISQGDIEFLGESEVITAVFTIEVNDNNGGTRQQDITIQIKGTNDKPSIQVVDDEGRVSEGSTLSDSGKISFNDIDKTDQPSISETLTNMQSVDSNGNSITVSPSNQTILENAFSITQLTPNSNSSEIQWDYSLTESQLDFLSQGDEITLTFQIRVQDAQGEFETHDITILIVGENDVPLITAVEVEGQIQEGATLSDSGSIDFSDIDKDDTPVGSFDVKDVIAKDSNNLDFTLSTAQRQAIENAFSITNLSSNTNTGTITWDYNINESDINFLAQGETVTAIFTITVTDNDGQTSTQDVEITIQGANDTPSLSGSDISGSIQESSTYNDSGTINFNDLDLSDEISISDYFDSITAYRADGVTTFSLTTQQEIDFLNAFSISSVGEGTNSGTITWNYTISEAQLDFLAENESVRITYNIEITDTQNQKDMQTITINIGGQNDAPIVSDDNIDSIITHGQDYSQEISFLFTDVDNSDNLVYEAVGLPTGISFDRVTGLISGTPLEIGIFEVTITTYDSSSMQALASRTYQIDVLGPPKVVDPEFETANPIEPPTQVDEVEVSDNSQKVEQVGVIGSNTVQEQENSKFSEDFQKLDTLAKGYTDFKTIDEAQAFTNVNQFNLLKSIDITLGTRGEIDFQVQQKEAYDTLGLTIEDFSYINDYMQLKIVDIKQARAYEVLMANGDKLPSTIVFDEKTGELKGLLKDNMEFVIKAYDFDNKTRILNIKIDISALKEEAIQITLSDINNDFSSQVASQSNEIESYGTNLVQLFSSKDA from the coding sequence GATTATGAACAAACTTTAAAAAATATATCAAATAGTTTAAATAAAGAAGCTGATATTTTACTTTATGGATGTTCTATTGGTCAAAATAATCAAGGAAAAGATTTTGTAGATAAACTTGCCTCTTTAACAGATGCAGATGTTGCAGCATCTGATGATTTAACTGGTGATAAAAAACTTGATGGAGATTGGAACTTAGAGTATAAAAGCGGTACTATTGAAAGTCAAAGTATAGTTATTGAAAATTATGAAACACTTTTAGCAAATGATGCACCTTATCTTTCAACTTCCACTGATTATGACTCAATCCCTGCAAGTGATTTTTCAGATAATAGTGCATCTTTCGCTTTTGACAATAATGTAAATACCTCTTTTTCTTTTCCTTTAGGTTCAGGAACAAGCTTTGATTTTGATGCCTCAAACCCTTATATTGTAAACTCTTTTGCCATTACAACTTCAAATGGTTCTGATGATCTTGATCCAACAAAATTTGCTATTTATGGTTCAAATGATAGGTCAAATTTTGATCTTATTGTATCTATGGATATAAATCCTAGTACAAACAGAGGGGAAGAGGTAAAAGTAGAATTTTCTAATACAGAAGTCTTTAGATATTATAGAGTTGAGTTTAATAAAATCAGAGGTGGTGGAGCAGGTGAAGTTGCTGAAATTAAACTTGGTGGTTCTGATGTAACCACTTTTACATACACAGAAGATGGTCCCTCTTCTGAACTTGTAAATTTAGTGATTTTAACTGATGATGGAGTAGATTTACAGAGTGCTGAAATATCAATAACAAGTGGCTTTACAAGTGGAGATACTTTGGAGTTTACAAATGATGATAATTCAGTTTATGGAAATATACTATCTTCATATGATTCATCATCAGGTGTTTTAAGTCTTAGTGGAACAGCGACAATTGAGCAGTATAAAAATGCACTAAAAGCAATAAGATTTTATTCAACAAATGATTCTCCTGAAACAGCTTTTAATCAAAGAACTTTATCTTGGAAAGTAAATGATGGAGTAAATGATAGTAATATCTCTAAAACAGTATTAGAAATAATTGGAGTAAATGATACTCCTATAATTGATAATGCAGATGATAGCTCAAACTTAGTTGAAGATGGAATTATTAGTGCATCAGGAGATATAGATGTAATTGATAAGGACTTAAATGATACCTTATTGGCTAGTTATATCTCAAATAGTTTTGAAGCATATGAAAGTGATGGAGTAACTTCTCTTTCTTTGAGTCAAAATCAACAAAATGACATAATCAATGGCTTTAACTTTACAAATAGTAGTGTAAACTCAAACACAGGAACTTTTTCTTGGAGCTATTCTGTATCAAATGATAAGTTAGATTTTTTAGCAAATAATGAAAGCGTAATCGTAAAATATACAATACAAGTAAGTGATAGTAATGGGGCTTCTGTTAATCAAATAATTACAATCAACATACAAGGTGTAAACGATACAGTTAGTGTAAATAGCACAAGTAGTACAGCAGATGTTGTTGATAAGGGTGTGGTTTCTCAAAATGGAGTAATAAATTTTGTTGATACAGATACAACAGATAAAATTACTGCTTCTTTACTTAGTACAAGTATAAATGGTTATAGTTTAAGTTCACAAGAAGAACAAGCTATTTTAGATGCTTTTTCTTTTACAAATGCAAATCCAAATAGTAATACAGGTTCTATAAACTGGGACTTTACAATCTCTCAAGGAGATATTGAGTTTTTAGGTGAAAGTGAAGTAATCACAGCAGTTTTTACAATAGAAGTAAATGATAATAATGGTGGAACAAGACAGCAAGATATTACAATACAGATAAAAGGAACAAATGATAAACCTTCAATTCAAGTTGTAGATGATGAAGGTCGAGTATCTGAGGGCTCAACCCTAAGTGATAGTGGAAAAATTAGTTTTAATGATATAGATAAAACAGATCAACCAAGTATAAGTGAAACTCTTACCAATATGCAATCAGTGGACTCAAATGGAAATAGTATCACAGTAAGTCCTTCAAATCAAACTATCTTAGAAAATGCCTTTTCAATTACTCAGTTAACGCCTAATTCAAATAGTTCTGAAATTCAATGGGATTATTCTTTAACTGAAAGTCAATTAGACTTTTTAAGTCAAGGTGATGAGATTACTTTAACCTTTCAAATAAGAGTACAAGATGCCCAAGGTGAGTTTGAAACACATGATATTACTATATTAATTGTAGGTGAAAATGATGTACCTTTAATAACAGCAGTTGAAGTGGAAGGTCAGATACAAGAAGGCGCAACTTTAAGTGATAGTGGTTCAATTGATTTTTCTGATATAGATAAGGATGATACACCTGTAGGGAGTTTTGATGTAAAAGATGTAATTGCTAAAGATAGTAATAACCTAGATTTTACTTTAAGTACTGCACAAAGACAAGCAATAGAAAATGCTTTTTCAATAACTAATCTTTCTTCAAATACAAACACAGGAACAATCACTTGGGATTATAATATAAATGAATCAGATATAAACTTTCTAGCCCAAGGGGAAACAGTAACAGCAATATTTACAATAACTGTTACGGACAATGATGGACAAACTTCAACACAAGATGTTGAAATAACAATCCAAGGAGCAAATGACACTCCCTCACTAAGTGGTTCAGATATATCAGGAAGTATTCAAGAAAGCTCAACTTATAATGATAGTGGAACAATAAACTTTAATGATTTAGATTTAAGTGATGAAATAAGTATTAGTGATTATTTTGATTCAATTACAGCATATAGAGCTGATGGAGTAACAACTTTTAGTTTAACTACACAACAAGAAATTGATTTTTTAAATGCTTTTAGTATTTCAAGTGTAGGTGAGGGAACTAATAGTGGAACAATTACATGGAACTATACTATAAGTGAAGCCCAACTTGATTTTTTAGCTGAAAATGAGTCCGTAAGAATCACATATAATATAGAAATTACAGATACTCAAAATCAAAAAGATATGCAAACTATTACAATAAATATTGGCGGGCAAAATGATGCACCAATAGTTTCAGATGATAATATCGACTCAATAATCACACATGGGCAAGATTATTCACAAGAAATTTCATTTTTATTTACAGATGTTGATAATAGTGATAATTTAGTATATGAAGCCGTAGGGCTTCCAACTGGAATAAGTTTTGATCGTGTTACTGGTTTAATAAGTGGAACACCTCTTGAAATAGGAATATTTGAAGTTACAATCACAACTTATGACTCTTCATCTATGCAAGCTTTAGCTTCAAGAACTTATCAAATTGATGTTTTAGGACCTCCAAAAGTAGTTGACCCAGAGTTTGAAACTGCAAATCCAATAGAACCACCTACACAAGTAGATGAAGTGGAAGTATCTGACAACTCACAAAAAGTTGAACAAGTAGGAGTTATTGGAAGTAATACAGTTCAAGAACAAGAAAATAGTAAGTTTAGTGAAGACTTTCAAAAACTTGATACCTTAGCTAAAGGATATACAGACTTTAAGACTATAGATGAAGCACAGGCTTTTACAAATGTGAACCAATTTAATCTTTTAAAATCTATTGATATTACTTTAGGAACAAGAGGAGAGATTGACTTTCAAGTTCAACAAAAAGAGGCATATGATACTTTGGGACTTACAATAGAAGATTTTTCTTATATAAATGATTATATGCAGTTAAAAATAGTAGATATAAAACAAGCAAGAGCATATGAGGTTTTAATGGCAAATGGAGATAAACTACCAAGTACAATAGTTTTTGATGAAAAAACAGGGGAGTTGAAAGGTTTACTAAAAGACAATATGGAGTTTGTTATAAAAGCCTATGATTTTGATAATAAAACTAGAATATTAAATATAAAAATAGATATATCAGCACTAAAAGAAGAAGCTATACAAATTACTTTATCTGATATAAATAATGACTTTTCATCTCAAGTTGCAAGTCAAAGTAATGAAATAGAGTCTTATGGTACAAACTTAGTGCAACTATTTTCAAGTAAAGATGCCTAA
- a CDS encoding site-2 protease family protein, with product MLKNKQKLLPTLRQDLKLLEAMPSETGEKNWLIFDPLQDKYFNISYDAFKLLNHWQNNQDVDKFLDFLQKNDYEIDENSLDIFIEFLRKNSLLQASNSQDVKQLYEEYKKTKVSPFKWLLKNYLFIKIPLFKSDKFLERNLSKVSFFYSSFYKNLVLFLGFIGILFALRNYEEFMNTFSYLFSMEGMIYYILSIIFVKILHELGHAFTAKRNAVRVPTMGVAFLVLFPVMYTDTTDSWKLKSKYKRLQIVLAGVKTELYLALIATFLWAFLPDGILKTIAFIIATTSWITSILINISPFLRFDGYYALSDATNTKNLQPRSFAMARWFLRKYILGLNINPPEFLPLYKQRFFIIYAIATWIYRFFLFLGIALLVYFFAFKVLGIILFIVEIVWFILMPIYNELKIWFKKFNEVSLNMRNITSLILFVLFLGFLIYPWNTKVSMPAVLEAKQFNQLYAKDEAFIQEIFIKEQKQVKQGEVLAVLSSPKKSFELKQVDKKIKLLNLKLNSMAGAKKLLENRLVLEEQLLKLEKQKESLKKDIKNLQIKAPFDGIVSLNENLEKSTWVNKKQPLFTIYNPNSFEVIAYCKEEDYSYIKQSKEAKLLLDNALEKIDTSILSISTFSLPNIEFKELSSLYEGSIASSKNESENIVSQKAYYKVFAKVKNLEKNFSYRQRGVLVVESKPQSILEKAYIKVLATLIKESDF from the coding sequence ATGCTAAAAAATAAGCAAAAACTACTTCCTACTCTAAGGCAAGATTTAAAACTTTTAGAGGCAATGCCAAGTGAAACTGGGGAGAAAAACTGGCTTATTTTTGACCCCTTACAAGATAAGTATTTCAATATCTCTTATGATGCTTTTAAACTTTTAAATCATTGGCAAAATAATCAAGATGTAGATAAGTTTTTAGATTTTTTACAAAAAAATGACTATGAAATAGATGAAAACTCTTTGGATATTTTTATTGAGTTTCTAAGAAAAAACTCTCTTTTACAAGCTAGTAATTCACAAGATGTAAAGCAACTTTATGAAGAGTATAAAAAAACAAAGGTTTCACCTTTTAAATGGCTTTTAAAAAACTATCTTTTTATAAAAATACCACTATTTAAAAGTGACAAATTCTTAGAAAGAAATCTATCAAAAGTTAGTTTTTTTTACAGTTCTTTTTATAAAAATTTAGTTCTATTTTTAGGCTTTATTGGGATTTTATTTGCCCTTAGAAATTATGAAGAGTTTATGAATACTTTTTCTTATCTTTTTTCTATGGAAGGTATGATTTATTATATTTTATCAATTATTTTTGTAAAAATCTTACATGAATTAGGTCATGCTTTTACAGCAAAAAGAAACGCTGTTCGAGTTCCCACCATGGGTGTAGCTTTTTTGGTTTTATTTCCTGTAATGTATACAGATACTACAGACTCTTGGAAACTAAAGTCAAAGTATAAAAGACTTCAAATAGTCCTAGCAGGTGTAAAAACAGAGCTATATCTAGCATTAATAGCTACTTTTCTTTGGGCTTTTTTACCTGATGGTATTTTAAAAACCATAGCTTTTATAATTGCAACAACAAGTTGGATTACATCAATACTTATAAATATAAGTCCTTTTCTTAGATTTGATGGTTATTATGCTTTAAGTGATGCCACAAATACAAAAAACTTACAGCCAAGAAGTTTCGCTATGGCTAGATGGTTTTTAAGAAAATATATATTAGGGTTAAACATAAATCCTCCTGAATTTTTGCCTTTATATAAGCAAAGATTTTTTATCATTTATGCAATTGCAACTTGGATATATAGATTTTTCCTTTTTTTAGGTATTGCCTTACTTGTGTATTTTTTTGCTTTTAAAGTTTTAGGTATTATTCTATTTATAGTTGAGATTGTTTGGTTTATTTTAATGCCAATTTATAATGAATTGAAGATTTGGTTTAAAAAGTTTAATGAAGTGAGTTTAAATATGAGAAATATTACTAGTTTGATTTTGTTTGTTCTGTTTTTAGGCTTTTTAATCTATCCTTGGAATACTAAAGTAAGTATGCCAGCAGTTCTAGAAGCAAAACAGTTTAATCAACTTTATGCCAAAGATGAAGCTTTTATACAAGAGATATTTATAAAAGAGCAAAAGCAAGTAAAACAAGGGGAGGTTTTAGCAGTTTTATCTTCTCCTAAAAAAAGCTTTGAATTAAAGCAAGTAGATAAAAAAATAAAGCTTTTAAATCTAAAGCTAAATAGTATGGCAGGAGCAAAAAAGCTTTTAGAAAATAGACTTGTTTTAGAAGAACAGTTATTAAAACTTGAAAAACAAAAAGAGTCATTAAAAAAAGATATAAAAAATCTTCAAATAAAAGCACCTTTTGATGGAATAGTTTCTCTAAATGAAAACTTAGAAAAAAGCACATGGGTAAATAAAAAACAGCCTTTATTTACTATATACAATCCAAACTCTTTTGAGGTAATAGCTTATTGTAAAGAAGAAGATTATTCATATATAAAACAAAGCAAAGAAGCTAAACTATTATTAGATAATGCCCTTGAAAAGATTGATACTTCTATTTTAAGTATTTCTACATTTTCATTACCAAATATAGAATTTAAAGAATTAAGCTCCTTATATGAAGGTAGCATCGCTTCAAGTAAAAATGAGAGTGAAAATATAGTAAGTCAAAAAGCTTACTATAAAGTTTTTGCAAAAGTTAAAAATTTAGAAAAAAACTTCTCTTATCGACAAAGAGGGGTCTTAGTTGTAGAGTCAAAACCTCAAAGTATTCTTGAAAAAGCTTATATAAAAGTTTTAGCAACGCTTATTAAAGAGAGTGATTTTTAA
- a CDS encoding ABC transporter substrate-binding protein, with protein sequence MKKIVLILLTFFYSFLYANEKSDISIQLMWHDQFQFAGFYMAKEKGFYKNTGLNVSFHKYTAKTNLTNRVLTKKSDFGTGSSSLIIDKSNGKEIVLIGSIFQSSPLMLLALANSRINSLEDIKNKRIMTVNNKQRFATLQAMLASKNVSTNEITFVEHTFDVKDLINNNTDFVQAYTTNEPFLLKELGYEARIFHPKDYGFDFYEELIFTSKEFAQNNPTTVRNFYEASIKGWEYAFDNINETAKIIFENYNPQNKSLESLLFEAKEMKKLVYNKDGKIGPITKEKIALIENTYRVMGLIEKPLDIDDLIYQEHIKSKNTLTKKELQILQEMKTIKMCIDPSWMPFESIEDGKHIGISADFIKLIENKINTKIELIPTKSWSESLELGKKRLCDIFSLIMPTEDRKLFLDFTKPYLEIPVVVASKLNNPFVNTISDLKGKQLAIVKDYAYANILKYKYPYLNIIEVENIEEGLEKIQNDEVYGFIGSLGTVGYHIQKEYIGQLKISGKFEETWSLSIGTRNDIPQLKSIFEKAINSIENTKKQAILNNWISVNYERGFDYNLLFKIIALIFIILFLVFLIYRQVLLKKLNENLRKKVADEIKKNNEQNQVMNQQAKLAAMGEMMGNIAHQWRQPLSLITITATGMKFKKELNSLDDKEFDDCIDQIVTSAKYLSNTIDDFRNFLNRNKPAFSFKTKQLVSKTLNLIDAQFKNNDIEIVLNVKDVEITTHENELIQVLINILNNAKDALENKDYEKLILINIYEEKNSVFIQIQDNAKGIDEKIIPKVFEPYFTTKHQTQGTGIGLYMSKQMVHKTMKGNLKVENNSFIHEEKEYKGALFTIELNKN encoded by the coding sequence ATGAAAAAAATAGTTTTAATACTTTTGACTTTTTTTTACTCTTTTTTATATGCAAATGAAAAAAGTGATATTTCTATACAGCTTATGTGGCATGACCAATTTCAATTTGCTGGCTTTTATATGGCAAAAGAGAAAGGCTTTTATAAAAATACTGGCTTGAATGTAAGCTTTCATAAATATACAGCTAAAACAAACTTAACAAATAGAGTATTAACAAAAAAATCAGACTTTGGAACAGGTTCAAGCTCACTAATTATTGATAAATCAAACGGTAAAGAAATAGTCTTAATTGGCTCTATTTTTCAATCTTCACCTTTGATGCTTTTGGCATTAGCAAACTCGCGTATTAATTCTTTAGAGGATATCAAAAATAAAAGAATTATGACTGTAAATAACAAACAAAGATTTGCAACTTTACAAGCTATGCTTGCAAGTAAAAATGTATCTACAAATGAAATTACTTTTGTAGAGCATACTTTTGATGTAAAAGACTTGATAAATAATAACACGGACTTTGTACAAGCATATACTACAAATGAGCCTTTTTTACTAAAAGAGTTAGGTTATGAAGCAAGAATATTTCATCCAAAGGATTATGGTTTTGATTTTTATGAAGAACTAATCTTCACATCAAAAGAGTTTGCCCAAAATAATCCAACTACAGTTAGGAACTTCTACGAAGCTAGTATAAAAGGATGGGAATATGCTTTTGATAATATAAATGAAACAGCAAAAATTATCTTTGAAAACTACAACCCTCAAAACAAAAGTTTAGAAAGTCTTCTTTTTGAAGCAAAAGAAATGAAAAAACTTGTTTATAACAAAGATGGGAAAATAGGTCCTATTACTAAAGAAAAAATTGCATTAATAGAAAATACATATAGAGTTATGGGACTGATTGAAAAACCTTTAGATATTGATGATTTAATTTATCAAGAACATATTAAAAGTAAAAATACCCTTACAAAAAAAGAACTTCAAATTCTACAAGAAATGAAAACAATAAAAATGTGTATTGATCCTAGTTGGATGCCTTTTGAAAGTATTGAAGATGGTAAACACATAGGAATTTCAGCTGATTTTATAAAACTGATAGAAAATAAAATAAATACAAAAATAGAACTAATTCCAACAAAAAGCTGGAGTGAATCTTTAGAACTTGGTAAAAAAAGATTATGTGATATTTTCTCTTTGATAATGCCAACTGAAGATAGAAAACTATTTTTAGACTTTACAAAGCCTTATTTAGAAATACCGGTGGTAGTTGCTTCAAAACTTAACAACCCCTTTGTAAATACAATCTCTGATTTAAAGGGGAAACAACTTGCAATTGTTAAAGACTATGCATATGCAAATATCTTAAAATACAAATATCCGTATTTAAATATCATTGAAGTAGAAAACATTGAAGAAGGACTTGAAAAGATACAAAACGATGAAGTTTATGGATTTATTGGTAGCCTTGGAACAGTTGGATACCATATACAAAAAGAGTATATAGGTCAACTAAAAATTAGTGGTAAGTTTGAAGAAACTTGGAGTCTAAGTATAGGAACTAGAAATGATATACCACAACTTAAATCAATTTTTGAAAAAGCAATAAACAGTATTGAGAATACAAAAAAACAAGCCATTTTAAATAATTGGATTTCTGTTAATTATGAAAGAGGTTTTGACTATAACCTTTTATTTAAAATTATTGCTTTAATATTTATAATACTTTTTTTAGTTTTCTTGATTTACAGACAAGTTCTTCTTAAAAAATTAAATGAAAACCTAAGAAAAAAAGTTGCAGATGAAATAAAGAAAAACAATGAACAAAACCAAGTTATGAACCAACAAGCAAAACTTGCAGCTATGGGTGAAATGATGGGAAATATTGCTCATCAATGGAGACAACCTCTATCTTTAATTACTATAACTGCAACAGGAATGAAGTTTAAAAAAGAACTAAATAGCTTAGATGACAAAGAGTTTGATGATTGTATTGATCAGATTGTAACATCTGCAAAATATTTATCAAATACAATTGATGATTTTAGAAACTTTTTAAATAGAAATAAACCTGCTTTTTCATTTAAAACAAAACAACTTGTTTCTAAAACTCTAAATCTAATTGATGCTCAATTTAAAAACAATGATATTGAGATAGTTTTAAATGTAAAAGATGTGGAGATAACAACCCATGAAAATGAGCTTATACAGGTTTTAATAAATATCTTGAACAATGCAAAAGATGCACTTGAAAATAAAGATTATGAAAAACTAATTTTGATAAATATATATGAAGAAAAAAATAGTGTTTTTATACAAATACAAGATAATGCAAAAGGAATTGATGAAAAAATTATTCCAAAAGTATTTGAGCCATATTTTACTACAAAACACCAAACACAAGGTACTGGAATTGGTTTATATATGAGTAAACAAATGGTACATAAAACTATGAAAGGCAATTTAAAAGTAGAGAACAACAGCTTCATACATGAAGAAAAAGAGTATAAAGGTGCTTTATTTACAATAGAGTTAAATAAAAATTAA
- a CDS encoding efflux RND transporter periplasmic adaptor subunit yields the protein MKLNVANLLQIEHNCRNSQSYEELRYTIVNETRKLVPYKAALFFSLDSKQNLKVEAISDVATINTNSIFVQTLEGIASKALKNSDTLHEIDTQKQLDNYEEKVLNEYSYKHLLFIPIKVEKNDASIQYYMVLLNDEAYEKKHLEVIAHLSSSYAYFLYATTKNSFRSKIKKSRFFSGYFKYIFILLILLMFIPVKLSVLAPLEVIPKNPFIVTSPLEAAVKKIEVKPNDEVKEGDLLVVLDDTFYKNEYEIAKKTLDISKAQLHTSSQASFYDINQKRKIAELKTQVELKKTALEYAKQQLEKTKIYSTKDAIAIVHNPNEWKGKPVVIGEKILYLANKKSVELKIMLPVSDAIFIEKGSKVKAFFDNDPLNSWEAKVKYISYKPQLSNQNILSYEIVASFDNLELNEIPTIGLRGTAKIYSQEVTLFFYLFKKPITSLRQYIGW from the coding sequence TTGAAATTAAATGTGGCAAATCTTCTTCAAATAGAGCATAATTGTAGGAACTCACAAAGCTATGAAGAACTAAGATATACAATAGTAAATGAAACTAGAAAATTAGTGCCATATAAAGCAGCTTTATTTTTTAGCCTTGATTCAAAACAAAATCTAAAAGTAGAAGCCATCTCAGATGTTGCAACTATAAATACAAACTCTATTTTTGTACAAACTTTAGAAGGTATTGCCTCAAAGGCTTTAAAAAATAGTGATACTTTACATGAAATAGATACTCAAAAACAGTTAGATAACTATGAAGAAAAAGTTTTAAATGAATACTCTTATAAACATCTTCTTTTTATTCCCATTAAAGTTGAAAAAAACGATGCTTCAATACAGTATTATATGGTTTTATTAAATGATGAAGCTTATGAAAAGAAACATTTAGAAGTGATAGCTCATCTTAGTTCTTCATATGCTTATTTTTTATATGCAACAACAAAAAATAGTTTTAGAAGTAAAATTAAAAAATCAAGATTTTTTAGTGGCTATTTTAAATACATTTTTATACTGCTTATTTTACTTATGTTTATTCCTGTTAAACTTTCAGTTTTAGCACCTCTTGAAGTGATACCAAAAAATCCTTTTATTGTAACTTCACCCCTTGAAGCAGCAGTTAAAAAAATAGAGGTAAAACCAAATGATGAGGTAAAAGAAGGTGATTTATTAGTAGTTTTAGATGATACTTTTTATAAAAATGAGTATGAAATAGCTAAAAAAACTTTAGATATTTCTAAGGCTCAATTACATACCTCTTCCCAAGCTAGTTTTTATGATATAAATCAGAAAAGAAAAATAGCAGAACTAAAAACACAAGTTGAGCTTAAAAAAACAGCTTTAGAATATGCAAAACAGCAATTGGAAAAAACGAAAATCTATTCAACAAAAGATGCAATAGCAATAGTTCATAATCCAAATGAATGGAAAGGTAAACCTGTAGTTATAGGTGAAAAGATTCTTTATTTAGCTAATAAAAAAAGTGTAGAACTTAAAATAATGCTTCCTGTAAGTGATGCTATTTTTATAGAAAAAGGCTCAAAAGTAAAAGCTTTTTTTGACAATGACCCTTTAAACTCATGGGAAGCAAAGGTTAAATATATATCTTACAAACCCCAACTTAGTAATCAAAATATCTTATCATATGAGATAGTAGCCTCTTTTGATAATCTTGAACTAAATGAAATACCAACTATTGGATTAAGGGGAACTGCAAAGATATATTCACAAGAAGTGACACTATTTTTCTATTTATTTAAAAAGCCTATAACCTCACTAAGACAGTATATAGGTTGGTAG